The proteins below come from a single Metarhizium brunneum chromosome 1, complete sequence genomic window:
- the gtaJ gene encoding GATA zinc finger domain-containing protein 10, with protein MEPGDSGSRPSVHPNPAIITEQHQRHHQPSPSAPPTSYQSPREHLERRYQEQHAMATATVLAPSSHYPQSSSYSSYPQHQTGTAPPPPSNSGSNMISSEHRRSSDDKEQPGRQSLPSISEVISGTRPGQYPPPSQPNLQPGSGLPSPFTPAPRSYSEPEKHSPRQLHTSSTYPPRQENLPAFTDSPRPPFNGRHSLPPVSDRRQTPPSKPDFPQHRLAESQQPSDAHASNGAYGHPPPPTSHPYPAGHLPPGQVPLPTYPISPRHAVPPPPGQYDARGQSVRHEEAEYPSRPRFEPTPTRHFEPWNYQEALSHTGSASRTLLCFAEAYGRIAQEQHGSHPLPERLPTEREVNDMLGNIDIIKRCLEQVRDAVQVSIQNERAREGTKIKGAFEEHQDVSMYDNGMKSQYTMTEVKKRRGRAAPPGRCHSCNRIDTPEWRRGPDGARTLCNACGLHYAKLERKRQLEARSLRPKPEDRN; from the exons ATGGAACCAGGTGACTCTGGATCCCGCCCAAG TGTCCATCCAAATCCTGCCATTATCACGGAACAACACCAGCGACACCATCAGCCCTCTCCTTCCGCCCCGCCAACCTCATATCAATCTCCGCGAGAACACTTGGAAAGGCGGTATCAGGAACAAcacgccatggccacggccacagTCCTCGCACCAAGCTCTCACTATCCTCAGTCCTCTTCATACTCCAGCTATCCACAACATCAGACCGGaacagcgccgccgccaccatcaaACTCTGGCAGCAACATGATATCGAGCGAGCATCGTCGATCTTCTGACGACAAGGAACAGCCTGGTCGACAATCTCTGCCATCTATTTCAGAGGTTATATCTGGGACTAGGCCTGGCCAGTATCCCCCTCCATCCCAGCCGAATTTGCAGCCTGGTTCTGGTCTGCCCTCACCTTTTACACCTGCTCCTCGCTCATATTCGGAACCTGAGAAGCATTCGCCTCGACAGCTGCACACATCGTCAACATATCCTCCCCGACAGGAAAACTTGCCTGCATTCACCGATTCTCCTCGACCTCCGTTTAATGGTCGACACAGCTTGCCACCCGTTTCTGACCGCAGGCAAACTCCTCCTTCAAAGCCAGACTTTCCACAACATCGCCTTGCTGAATCTCAACAACCGTCGGATGCTCATGCTTCAAATGGCGCTTATGGCCacccaccaccgccaacctCGCATCCTTATCCTGCGGGGCATCTTCCCCCCGGCCAAGTCCCTCTGCCTACGTATCCAATTTCACCTAGGCATGCTGTACCGCCGCCTCCTGGCCAATATGATGCTCGTGGACAGTCTGTACGACATGAAGAAGCTGAGTATCCTAGTCGGCCGAGGTTCGAACCCACCCCGACTCGACACTTTGAGCCTTGGAACTACCAGGAAGCCCTTAGCCAT ACTGGCTCTGCCTCGCGAACCCTGTTATGTTTTGCTGAAGCCTATGGACGAATTGCGCAGGAACAGCACGGTTCTCACCCACTTCCCGAGCGATTACCAACTGAGCGGGAAGTCAACGATATGCTGGGGAATATCGACATAATTAAACGGTGCTTGGAGCAAGTCAGGGATGCCGTTCAAGTATCCATCCAAAACGAGAGGGCTAGAGAAGGCACCAAAATCAAAGGAGCATTCGAGGAGCATCAAGATGTGTCGATGTACGATAACGGAATGAAGTCTCAGTATACCATGACGGAGGTCAAGAAGCGTCGCGGG CGGGCTGCACCTCCTGGCCGATGTCATAGCTGCAACAGGATTGATACCCCCGAGTGGAGAAGAGGGCCTGATGGTGCTAGAACCCTATGCAATGCCTGTGGTCTTCATTATGCCAAGCTCGAACGGAAACGACAGCTAGAGGCCCGATCTCTGCGGCCAAAACCCGAGGATAGAAATTAA